The genomic interval AGCGAGTGCTCGTTGTCCACCAGCCGGTAAGGGGGCGGGAGCGGGTTGCCGGTGTCGTCAAAGAGCACCCGGCGCGGGCCGAGCAGGCCCAGGTGCAGCCACACCGAGGACGAGCCGGGGCCGCCGTTGAAGGAGAAGGTGACGGGGCGGGTGCCTCTATCCTCCACCTCATCGCGGCTGTAGGCGACGAAGAAAAAGGAGGCCTTGGGCTTCTCGCCCTCCCACCGGCCCTCCTGGTCGCCCTTGCCCTCGGATTCTTCCCTCAGGATCATCGTGCCGGCGGTGACGGTGTAGGGGATCTCGAGCCCGCCGACCGTGACGCTGTGCTTCGTTACTGAGAGGGCGTCCTTGGGCTCGAGGCTCTGGCTGGTTTCGCTGGTTTCGGCTTTGGGGTTCTCGCTCATCCCACCATTCTAGCCCACTCGCCTGAGGGCGCCTTGCCCCCTGCCCGCCGGCATGGAACAATGGCAGGGTGACGCAGCGAGCTCTTCGGACGGCGCAAAGCATCCTCGCCTCGGTCTTCGGCTTCGACCGCTTTCGTGGCGAGCAGGCCGACATCGTGTCTCACGTCGCGGCGGGCGGCGATGCGCTCGTGCTCATGCCGACCGGGGGCGGCAAGTCGCTCTGCTACCAGATTCCCGCGCTCTTGCGTCCGGGCGTCGGCGTCGTGGTCTCGCCGCTGATCGCGCTCATGAAGGACCAGGTGGACGCGCTCCTGCAAGTGGGTGTGCGGGCGGCCTACCTCAACTCGAGCCTGAGCCCGGACGGCGCGCGCGGGGTCGAGCGGAAGTTGCTTGCGGGCGAGCTCGATCTCCTCTACGTCGCGCCCGAGCGCCTCCTGACGCCGCGCTTTTTGGAGCTGCTGGAGCGCAGCCAGGTCGCCCTCTTCGCCATCGACGAGGCGCACTGCGTCTCGCAGTGGGGGCACGACTTCCGCCCCGAGTACATCGGGCTCTCCCTCCTGGCCGAGCGCTTTGGCTCGGTGCCGCGCGTCGCGCTGACGGCCACCGCCGACGCGGCCACGAGGCGCGAGATGCTCACCCGGCTGAGGCTCCATGGGGCGCGGCAGTTCGTCTCGAGCTTCGACAGGCCCAACATCCGCTACACCGTAGTCGACAAAGAGAGCGCCAAGGAGCAGTTTCTCGCCTTCTACCGCGCCGAGCATGCGGGTGAGGCGGGCATCGTCTACTGCCTGTCGCGCAAGAGCGTGGACGGCACCGCGCAGTGGTTGCAGAAGCACGGCCTCAAGGCGCTGCCCTACCACGCCGGGCTCGACAGCCTCACGCGCCAGCGGCACCAGGAGCGCTTTTTGCGCGAGGACGGCCTGGTCATGGTCGCGACCATCGCCTTTGGCATGGGCATCGACAAGCCCGACGTGCGCTTTGTCGCGCATCTAGACCTGCCCAAGAGCTTAGAGGGCTACTACCAGGAGACCGGCCGGGCCGGGCGCGACGGGCTGCCCGCCGACGCCTTCTTGACCTACGGCCTCGGCGACGTAGTGTCTCTGCGGCGGATGATGGCCGGCTCAACGGCCCCCGACGAGGTCAAGCGCGTCGAGACTCAAAAGCTCGAGGCGCTGTTGGGCTACTGCGAGTCGCCGCGCTGCCGGCGGCAGGGGCTGCTCGAGTACTTCGGTGAAGCTCTGGCGGAGCCCTGCGGCAACTGCGACACCTGCCTGACCCCGGTCGCGACCTGGGACGGCACCGTCGCCGCTCAAAAGGCGCTCTCGACCGTCTACCGCACCGGCCAGCGCTTCGGCGCGGGCCACCTCATCGACGTGCTCCTCGGCAAGGAGACGCCGCGCATGCAGTCCCTGGGGCATCACAAGCTGAGCACCTACGGCATCGGCAAGGAGCTGAGCGAGCGCGCCTGGCGCTCGGTCCTGCGCCAGCTCGTGGCGGGGGGCTTCTTGAGCACCGACGCCGGGGGACACGGCTCGCTTCTGCTGACGCCCAGGAGCGGCCCGGTCCTGAAGGGGGAGGCGGTCAGGTTCCGGCACGACCCGACGCCGAGCAAGAAGAAGGCGGCGCCTAGGGGGGTAGACGCGGCGCCTCTAGGAGACGCCGACGGGGAACTCTTCGAGGCGCTGCGCGCTAAGCGCACCGACTTCGCCCGTGAGCAGGGCGTGCCCCCTTACGTCATCTTCCACGACAGCACCCTGCGGGCGATGGCCCAGAGCAAGCCCCGGAGCCTGCCGGCGCTGGCGGGGCTGTCAGGGCTGGGGAAGGCCAAATTGGAGCGCTACGGTCAGGCCTTTTTGGAGGTCATCCTCGCCCACACCGAGGCGCCCGCGGAACAGGAGCAAGCCGTGGCCGCGATTCCGGCGGCCCCCCAGGACGAGGACGGCACGGTGGAGCAGACCAGGGCGCTCATCTTCGCGGGACGGTCGCCGGAGCAGGTCGCCGAGGCGCGCGCGCTCAAGCTGAGCACCGTCCTCGTGCATTTGGCCGAGCTGGTCCGCCGGGGCGACCTGACGGCGGCCGAAGCCACGGGCCTGGCCGAGGACGAGCTGCGCGCCATCGAGGAGGCCGCCCTCGCCCTGCCGGAGGAGGAGCGCGGCCGCTTAAAGTCGCTCTTCGAGAGGTTTGGGGGAAGGTACTCCTACGGCGTCTTGCGCTGCGTCTCTGCGGGCATCGCCGATTAAGGCCGATTACCTTCTTGAGGTCTTAGGGGA from Deinococcota bacterium carries:
- the recQ gene encoding DNA helicase RecQ, giving the protein MTQRALRTAQSILASVFGFDRFRGEQADIVSHVAAGGDALVLMPTGGGKSLCYQIPALLRPGVGVVVSPLIALMKDQVDALLQVGVRAAYLNSSLSPDGARGVERKLLAGELDLLYVAPERLLTPRFLELLERSQVALFAIDEAHCVSQWGHDFRPEYIGLSLLAERFGSVPRVALTATADAATRREMLTRLRLHGARQFVSSFDRPNIRYTVVDKESAKEQFLAFYRAEHAGEAGIVYCLSRKSVDGTAQWLQKHGLKALPYHAGLDSLTRQRHQERFLREDGLVMVATIAFGMGIDKPDVRFVAHLDLPKSLEGYYQETGRAGRDGLPADAFLTYGLGDVVSLRRMMAGSTAPDEVKRVETQKLEALLGYCESPRCRRQGLLEYFGEALAEPCGNCDTCLTPVATWDGTVAAQKALSTVYRTGQRFGAGHLIDVLLGKETPRMQSLGHHKLSTYGIGKELSERAWRSVLRQLVAGGFLSTDAGGHGSLLLTPRSGPVLKGEAVRFRHDPTPSKKKAAPRGVDAAPLGDADGELFEALRAKRTDFAREQGVPPYVIFHDSTLRAMAQSKPRSLPALAGLSGLGKAKLERYGQAFLEVILAHTEAPAEQEQAVAAIPAAPQDEDGTVEQTRALIFAGRSPEQVAEARALKLSTVLVHLAELVRRGDLTAAEATGLAEDELRAIEEAALALPEEERGRLKSLFERFGGRYSYGVLRCVSAGIAD